The following nucleotide sequence is from Corylus avellana chromosome ca7, CavTom2PMs-1.0.
AGATGCTGGCACTTCTCAAAGTGGGTGTTCAAATCACTTAccttataagaaaataaaaataaataaataaataaataaaaccccaaaattaaaccaaacaataaaaaagtggtatatTGGATATTATCAgaaaacttacaaaaataaaaaataaaaatcataccAATGCATCTGATTGTTGATCCCTAGTTCCATGCTCAATCACGTCCGCTAAATTCTCCACCATCTGAAACcaacattaaacaaaaaaattgatacattacatatgcatatacatatatattattagggTTTTGATTGGGTACATGTAAGAGGTGGAAGTGAGAGGCCAGTGATTGATGCTGATGgtgctgttgctgttgctgctgctgcggctgttgttgttgttgttgaagcAGACGTTGTTGTtgaaattgttgttgttgttgttgttggagttgaaattgttgttgttggtgaGTCAGGTAGAGGTGGTCTTGATTTGAGGGTGTAGAGGTGTTACTGTGGGTCGCAACGGGCGGAATCATAGACCAGCCTCCTCCTGAGTAATGGTCCATCTCTCCTTCTTCGTCGCTCGCCGGCGTACGATAATCAGAGTCTGATGGGTCCCTGCTAACCTACGCGGACGCCCTCCAGAGATGAAAAGAGGGGTCTCAAGAAGGTCGGGAGGTACGGCGCTCCGCTGCACTGTTGACTACCGATTCCTGTAAACGATGTCGTTGCAAAAAAGTGAGCTTGATTTTATAAcgactgacgtggcaaaaaagtGAATGTAGGAttaaatttgagagagagacacgCTACTATCttataaaaacttcatatttctCGCTTATAAAAGTATAAGTGGCAAAATTATAGTCcaataaaaagacaatttttggcCCGAGATatgttagaatctaataaaatcttcatattttgcccatcaaaatcctaaatggaaaaatgtaaataatCAAGTTGATGTAAAAGGGCACATGGTCCAAATTGATAGCAAATGATACTTTATCACCTAGGATTTTGACGGGTAAAATGTGgagattttattagattctagcatttctcaaaatataattaatattaaaataaatattatttaattaatatttaaatattaaaaaaaaaaacccacattaactcttttttttttttttttaacatgaccCACTTAAACTTTTCGCTTGAGGCTTCAAAATATATCGGGCCG
It contains:
- the LOC132187371 gene encoding mediator of RNA polymerase II transcription subunit 9; amino-acid sequence: MDHYSGGGWSMIPPVATHSNTSTPSNQDHLYLTHQQQQFQLQQQQQQQFQQQRLLQQQQQQPQQQQQQQHHQHQSLASHFHLLHMVENLADVIEHGTRDQQSDALVSDLNTHFEKCQHLLNSISGSINTKAMTVEGQKRKLEESEQLLNQRRDLIGKYRSSVEELIKSEP